From the genome of Arvicola amphibius chromosome 9, mArvAmp1.2, whole genome shotgun sequence, one region includes:
- the Rhpn1 gene encoding LOW QUALITY PROTEIN: rhophilin-1 (The sequence of the model RefSeq protein was modified relative to this genomic sequence to represent the inferred CDS: deleted 1 base in 1 codon): MILEERPDDPSASEDSDQLQEDSSNPKGYDSLMQNQPGQMQSHRARLHQQISKELRMRTGAENLYRATSNTWVRETVALELSYVNSNLQLLKEELAELSSSADVEQPEGESVTIPMIPLGLKETKELDWATPLKELISEHFGEDGTSYETEIQELEDLRQATRTPSRDEVGLDLLAAYYSQLCFLDARFFSPARSPRLLFHWYDSLTGVPAQQRALAFEKGSVLFNIGALHTQIGARQDCSCTEGTSHAAEAFQRAAGAFRLLRENFSHAPSPDMSPASLSMLEQLMVAQARECIFKGLLLLASDTPDSCPVQLQLAQEAAQVAAEYGLVHRVMAQPPVRDYLPASWTNLAHVKAEHFSALAHYHTAMALCEGSSADKGELSGQEHVFQPSATCEPQGPTLPQHPEERRKLAKAHLKRAILGQEEALRLHTLCRVLRKVDLLQVVVTQALRRSLAKYSELEREDDFFEAIEAPDIQPKTHQAPEVKMPSLSQMKVTDLFHRLGPLSVFSTKNRWQLVGPVHMTRGEGGFGFTLRGDSPVLIAAVVPGSQAESAGLKEGDYIVSVNGRPCKWWKHVEVVAQLRGMGEDSVSLQVVSLLPSPEPRSTGPRRPALLWSQRECDFETPMPARARPWPILAWSRKNKQSKTGSQSDPCTNRNCVTCP; the protein is encoded by the exons ATGATCCTCGAGGAGAGGCCAGATGACCCGAGCGCCAGCGAGGACAGCGACCAGCTGCAGGAGGACAGCAGCAACCCTAAG GGCTATGACTCCCTGATGCAGAACCAGCCTGGTCAGATGCAGAGCCACAGGGCTCGGCTCCACCAGCAGATCAGCAAGGAGCTGCGAATGCGGACGGGTGCCGAGAACCTTTACAG agCCACCAGCAACACCTGGGTCCGAGAGACAGTCGCCTTGGAGCTGAGCTATGTCAACTCCAACCTGCAGCTGCTGAAAGAGGAGCTGGCAGAGCTGAGCAGCAGTGCAGATGTGGAGCAGCCAGAGGG TGAAAGTGTTACTATTCCCATGATCCCCCTGGGCCTGAAGGAAACCAAGGAGTTGGACTGGGCCACACCCCTGAAG GAGCTGATCTCTGAGCACTTTGGAGAGGATGGTACCTCCTATGAGACAGAGATCCAGGAACTAGAGGACCTACGGCAG GCCACAAGGACTCCCAGCAGGGACGAGGTCGGCCTGGATCTGCTTGCCGCCTACTATAGCCAGCTCTGTTTCCTGGATGCCCGTTTCTTCAGCCCTGCCAGGAGCCCAAGGCTGCTCTTTCACTG GTACGACTCGCTCACG GGGGTCCCGGCACAGCAGCGGGCTCTGGCCTTCGAGAAGGGCAGTGTACTGTTTAACATTGGGGCACTCCACACGCAGATCGGAGCACGGCAGGACTGCTCCTGCACCGAGGGCACCAGCCATGCCGCAGAGGCTTTCCAGAGGGCTGCTG GGGCTTTCAGACTCCTGAGGGAGAACTTCTCCCATGCACCGAGCCCAGACATGAGCCCCGCGTCTCTCTCCATGCTGGAGCAGCTCATGGTTGCCCAGGCACGGGAGTGCATCTTCAAGGGCCTCCTGCTGCTGGCCTCTGACACGCCCGACAGCTGTCCTGTTCAGCTGCAGCTGGCTCAGGAAGCTGCCCAG GTGGCAGCTGAATATGGGCTTGTGCACCGGGTCATGGCCCAGCCACCTGTCCGAGACTACCTGCCCGCCTCTTGGACCAACCTGGCACATGTCAAGGCTGAGCACTTCAGTGCCCTGGCCCACTACCACACAGCCATGGCCCTCTGCGAAGGCTCCT CAGCCGACAAGGGAGAGCTCTCAGGGCAGGAGCACGTCTTCCAGCCCTCAGCTACCTGTGAGCCCCAAGGTCCCACACTGCCGCAACATCCGGAAGAGCGCAGGAAGCTTG CAAAGGCCCACCTGAAGCGCGCCATCCTGGGCCAGGAGGAGGCGCTGCGGCTTCACACTCTGTGCCGAGTCCTGCGGAAGGTAGACCTGCTACAGGTTGTGGTAACTCAGGCACTGCGGCGCTCGCTGGCCAAGTATTCAGAGCTGGAGCGTGAGGATGACTTCTTCGAGGCTATAGAGGCCCCCGACATCCAGC CCAAGACCCACCAAGCACCAGAGGTGAAAATGCCAAGCCTGTCCCAGATGAAGGTGACTGACCTCTTCCATCGACTG GGACCCCTGTCTGTGTTCTCAACCAAGAATCGGTGGCAGCTGGTAGGGCCAGTGCACATGACCCGAGGAGAGGGTGGCTTTGGCTTCACACTGCGGGGAGACTCACCTGTCCTGATTGCTGCTGTTGTTCCCGGGAGTCAGGCTGAG TCCGCTGGCCTGAAGGAGGGTGACTACATCGTGTCTGTGAATGGGCGCCCTTGCAAGTGGTGGAAACACgtggaggtggtggcacagcTGAGGGGCATGGGCGAGGACAGCGTGAGCCTGCAGGTCGTGTCCCTGCTGCCCAGCCCTGAGCCACGTAGCACG GGACCCCGACGACCAGCACTgctgtggagtcagagagagtgTGACTTCGAGACGCCGATGCCTGCACGTGCCCGCCCCTGGCCCATCCTTGCTTGGAGCCGCaagaacaaacaaagcaagaCTGGGAGTCAATCTGACCCCTGCACGAACAGGAACTGTGTCACCTGTCCCTGA